From the genome of Oryza glaberrima chromosome 1, OglaRS2, whole genome shotgun sequence:
AATACAAGGAACAGGGAAAGGCAAAGTCATTACATGAGATAGCTTATTAAGTGTGCCATCAATTTGAACAAAGTAGGCCTCCAAAAGCATCTCCAGTTCTTCAATGTGTGGCTTATAGCCAATAAAGGTACCATTGCTTACATCTGCCTCACTTCTATAATCTTCATCCCTACACAGATATAAAATTATACATACACAGAGACAACAATGGCTGATTATGGGTGGAAGAGACACAAATACATCCTGTTTTATTCTTTCAAGGAAAATGTAGACATGTTGTGCTCTCATGACTTACCTATCCACCTCCAGTTGAGATGGGTCATCAACCTCAACTCTAGATGAAGTCTCACTTATTTCTTGTCGAGTAAGCTTTTCTGTCAAATACATTTCAGCCATGTCCATTTCATCATCCAACAAATGCTCAAGTTCATCCCTCACCTAtaagaaataaatattttaacaaGGGTGGAATGCATTCAGAGAATGTTGAAGGAAATAATATtcagaagaaaggcaagcaagCTTGAGAGGAAACTATGGAGGACAACAAAAGACCGATACTTGTGTGTGCATGCACATGCATGCGATTGTTGTGGGCTGCGGTTGTTGTATTTAGCCTTTGGGTGTAAGTGGTGTGGGGGAAGTACTTCACACAACTATATGAAGGTTAAACAAGTAGTGTTGCAGCCagcagaaggaaaaaaaataatcatgttTAATAACACCTGACCAATTAGGAAGTTCACACATTTAGCAGTTGCACTTGATCAAAAAATATGTTTGATGGCATAAACATCAGATACACACTCAGTGTTTATCTCCAAACCATGAGAGCAACATAAATAAGATTTAACATAGGTAAGAACGAAAGAACCTACAGGTAGGTGACATGAAGTGTGATTGAAAAGGTACAATTTCCTACCTTCTGCACACGACCAGAGATTGCAACCAGGCGGCTCTTAATTTGCCTAACTCGCTCAAGATTTAGTGTGCTTATctttgaagtcagctcatcaaGTGCTGGATACGCCTCTTGCTCCAGAGTCGACGTCTGAAGGAGGAAAAAGGTCAGACACTATAAACATCAAGTAGGCTATGTTTTACAGGTTGTCTGGTTTCATAAGATGCATGAGTTTCTCCATAACTAAGGTTCAGAACACCTCTTTCACAGCGAATTTGAAGAACCATGCTTCATCAAATTTCTATATGTCTCTCCTAAGGGCTTGGCCTCAAGTTAATAACCACTTAACCAGCACATGTGAAGATAAATTATCTAATCTTCTATGTAAAAACAATGACCACTTAGTTACCAAACAACCGAAAAATGTATCAAAGCTTTTTATTAATTCAGTTCCATATATGCATTCTAAAACTTCACCAAACTTTACATACAGGTGATTGCATAAGGGAAAGCACTTACTTCCTCTTCTAGGCTTCTACAGGCTGACTCAAGGCACACTTCAAGTGCTCGGAATTCGAAGGGTAAAACCTTGGTATTTCCATCTTTTGCAGCAGTCAATGTGGGCATACTGTTGCTGTGAGTCATTCCGCCTACCACATTGGAATTCTTGTTAGTCATCTCCAATTCATTTGGTGTGGTTGAAGTCAGAGCAGGAAATGGTGAAGTAACTGCAGATGATTCGCCTTCCATATCAGTAAATTCTGCAGCCTGATAAAGAAGAAAAGACATTTAGTGATATAACCCCTAACACGGTCAGCACATAGAAGTAAACCATCATCTATTGTTCTGCCTATGCATTATCCTGGACCATTTCTCCATATCTATCTGCACCTGCTAATAAACTTTGTCTTGGTTACGATTACCTCACAATGGCTACTATCAGTGTTTGAggaaagaggggggggggggggggggggggagacaaACACTGGCTACTACGCAAAGTTCATTGAGGGAACACaacagaaattaaaaaatatataattccaCAAGGTATGCTGCCGATATACAGTAATTCTTATCCACTCGAACCACTGCTACCATACCATACAACTCCTAAAACATACAGTCTATAggcaaaactgcaaaagggcAAAATGATTAGAACCCGTACAAGGCAGTTCAATCCACCATAATCTCGGACCTCATACCACGATTCTTCATATAAATTAGCaacagggagggagggaggaggagatgttgGACCTGGTCGGAGGACGAGGCGAGGACGCGGGCCTGCAGGTCGCAGACAAAGCTCGCGAAGGCGGGGTCCTTGGAGTTCGGGAGCAGCACCTCGGCGGCGGTGATCACGGCCTTGACGCGCTCCAGGTTGACGACGATGGCGCGCTCGCGGCCCAGGATCGTGGAAGGGTACGACAGCAGCGGGTCCAGCACCCGCAGGTCGCGCGCCGGCAGCCCCGTCCGCGCCATCACCGCGTGCttcccggcctcctccacccgcGCCTGCCCCGACGCCGGCACGACCAGCCACTCCcggctcgccgcggccgccgccgccgccgccttccgcctcccgcccccgccgccgccgccgcccgccgccgccgagggcctCATCCTCTCTATAccctagggttagggtttcgatCGACGGAAACCGTGGAAAGGGGGGATGAGTTCGCGGGAGCCGGATGTCGGGAGATGCGGCATTCGGCGGTGGTTGGCTCAGGAGAGACGGATTCGTGGGGAGTAATACGCGATTTAGACAAGGGTGTTTTTGGAAAATTACAGGATCGCTGGAAATTGTGGAGATCAGAGTAAGAGTAAGGGTGTTTTTGCAAAGTTTTTTTGACATGAGAGTTGAAAGCCATCATTAGCCGTTGTATTAATGCGGGCCTGCTGCATATGAGGCGGGAAGAGAAGTGACGCTACCATGGGGTTGGCATCGTCCTTCGGGGTGATACGGCAAACTTTGCATCTGCTTCATGTAGAGCATCCATACGTGACCAACGGCTGGATTCTTAGTTTAAGTCTGTAGAAATTAAAAGGAGAACACGGAGATAACAATAGCATGTTTGTTATTGGTGCTGATTTTCTGAATTCATTTGTTACCGAAATAGGTGCAGGACGATGTTAGGTACTTGTAAGATATGGGGGGGGATGGAATCTAGCTGTTGGTCACGTATGGATGCTCCAAATGAAGCAACGGCAAAGTTTGCCGTATCACCCTGAAGGCAGACGATGCCAACCCGCCACAATGCGTCCCAAACAGCTAGGCCTTCACTTCAGCGACGTGGGCGAAAACCAATCGACGCACCGGGCCATCACGCTGgcaggaatttttttttgcaaacgcGTAGAAGATTGcaaattaatattaatatattagaTGATGCCCCACGCTTTGCTGCGGTATATATATCAGA
Proteins encoded in this window:
- the LOC127760150 gene encoding magnesium transporter MRS2-F — encoded protein: MRPSAAAGGGGGGGGRRKAAAAAAAASREWLVVPASGQARVEEAGKHAVMARTGLPARDLRVLDPLLSYPSTILGRERAIVVNLERVKAVITAAEVLLPNSKDPAFASFVCDLQARVLASSSDQAAEFTDMEGESSAVTSPFPALTSTTPNELEMTNKNSNVVGGMTHSNSMPTLTAAKDGNTKVLPFEFRALEVCLESACRSLEEETSTLEQEAYPALDELTSKISTLNLERVRQIKSRLVAISGRVQKVRDELEHLLDDEMDMAEMYLTEKLTRQEISETSSRVEVDDPSQLEVDRDEDYRSEADVSNGTFIGYKPHIEELEMLLEAYFVQIDGTLNKLSHLREYVDDTEDYINIMLDDKQNQLLQMGVMLSTATVVITAGVAVVGLFGMNIGISLYADPTNEEEKRASNMKFWETTLGTIAGCTVMYIVAMGWGKRSGLLQ